The Trachemys scripta elegans isolate TJP31775 chromosome 21, CAS_Tse_1.0, whole genome shotgun sequence genome has a segment encoding these proteins:
- the LOC117868718 gene encoding chemokine-like receptor 1, which translates to MLPINATSGEATLRQAMKVTTAVAFGFIFLAGAAGNGAVLWVTGWKLRWTPNTVWFFNLAVADVASTSLILVTVLYLALDLDWPFGSVACKLANCLFGLSLCSGVLLLSAISVDRCVVVVAPVWCRNHRTPRLSWVACAAIWALSLATFVPSSFLFSELSFERNRSSCSNLDVFQDWRRQEAEILTVFIFLSQFLLPLVIISVSYSILVVAMRRKRLAKSSKPLLVVTRVIFCFFLCWSPYHALALARISTAQMPSAVRLVAIPLSKCLAMFNSCINPLLYVFAGREFQDAVRRPLVQAFKAAFEEAPPTHV; encoded by the coding sequence ATGCTGCCCATCAACGCCACATCTGGGGAGGCCACACTGCGCCAGGCCATGAAGGTCACCACGGCTGTCGCCTTCGGCTTCATTTTCTTGGCTGGGGCGGCCGGGAACGGGGCAGTGCTGTGGGTCACAGGCTGGAAGCTGCGCTGGACCCCTAACACCGTGTGGTTCTTCAACCTGGCTGTGGCCGACGTGGCCTCCACCTCTCTGATCCTGGTCACCGTCCTGTACCTGGCCCTGGATCTGGACTGGCCCTTCGGCTCCGTGGCCTGCAAGTTGGCCAACTGCCTCTTCGGCTTGAGCCTCTGCAGTGGGGTCCTGCTGCTCAGCGCCATCAGCGTGGACCGGTGTGTGGTAGTGGTGGCCCCGGTCTGGTGCCGCAATCACCGCACGCCGCGGCTCAGCTGGGTGGCCTGCGCCGCTATCTGGGCCTTGTCGCTGGCCACCTTCGTGCCCAGCTCCTTCCTCTTCTCCGAGCTCTCCTTCGAGAGGAACCGGAGCTCCTGCAGCAACCTGGATGTCTTCCAAGATTGGAGGCGCCAAGAGGCCGAGATATTGACCGTGTTCATCTTCCTCTCTCAGTTCCTCCTGCCCTTGGTGATCATCTCCGTGTCCTACTCCATCCTGGTGGTGGCCATGAGGCGAAAGAGGCTGGCCAAGTCCAGCAAGCCCCTCTTGGTGGTCACAAGAGTCATCTTCTGCTTCTTCCTCtgctggtcaccctaccatgcCTTGGCCTTAGCCAGGATCTCCACGGCCCAAATGCCCAGCGCCGTCCGCCTGGTGGCCATCCCTCTTTCCAAGTGCCTGGCCATGTTCAACAGCTGCATCAACCCCCTGCTCTACGTCTTTGCTGGGAGGGAGTTCCAGGACGCCGTGCGGAGGCCGCTGGTGCAGGCCTTCAAGGCAGCCTTCGAGGAAGCGCCGCCAACTCACGTGTGA
- the LOC117868581 gene encoding serine/threonine-protein phosphatase 2A 65 kDa regulatory subunit A alpha isoform, which yields MAAADGDDSLYPIAVLIDELRNEDVQLRLNSIKKLSTIALALGVERTRSELLPFLTDTIYDEDEVLLALAEQLGTFTALVGGPEYVHCLLPPLESLATVEETVVRDKAVESLRAISHEHSPSDLEGHFVPLVKRLAGGDWFTSRTSACGLFSVCYPRVSSSVKAELRQYFRNLCSDDTPMVRRAAASKLGEFAKVLELEHVKGEIIPMFSNLASDEQDSVRLLAVEACVNIAQLLPQEDLETLVMPTLRQAAEDKSWRVRYMVADKFTELQKAVGPEITKTDLVPAFQNLMKDCEAEVRAAASHKVKEFCENLSADCRENVIMTQILPCIKELVSDANQHVKSALASVIMGLSPILGKDNTIEHLLPLFLAQLKDECPEVRLNIISNLDCVNEVIGIRQLSQSLLPAIVELAEDAKWRVRLAIIEYMPLLAGQLGVEFFDEKLNSLCMAWLVDHVYAIREAATSNLKKLVEKFGKDWAHATIIPKVLAMSNDPNYLHRMTTLFCINVLSEVCGQEITTKHMLPTVLRMAGDAVANVRFNVAKSLQKIGPILDNSTLQNEVKPVLEKLTQDQDVDVKYFAQEALTVLALA from the exons ATGGCGGCCGCCGATGGAGATGACTCGCTCTACCCTATCGCGGTGCTGATCGACGAGCTGCGCAACGAGGACGTCCAG CTACGTCTCAACAGCATCAAGAAACTCTCCACCATCGCCTTGGCCCTCGGCGTGGAGAGGACCCGCAGCGAGCTCCTGCCTTTCCTCACAG ACACGATTTACGATGAGGACGaggtgctgctggctctggctgaACAGCTGGGGACCTTCACCGCTCTCGTTGGGGGACCCGAATATGTGCACTGCTTACTG cctcCCCTGGAGAGCCTGGCGACGGTGGAGGAGACGGTGGTCCGAGACAAGGCGGTGGAGTCGCTGCGCGCCATCTCCCACGAACACTCGCCCTCGGACCTGGAGGGACACTTCGTGCCCCTGGTGAAGCGCCTGGCGGGGGGCGACTGGTTCACCTCCCGCACCTCGGCCTGTGGCCTCTTCAGCGTCTGCTACCCTCGCGTGTCCAGCTCGGTCAAGGCAGAGCTCCGGCA GTACTTCCGGAACCTGTGCTCTGACGACACCCCCATGGTGAGGCGGGCGGCAGCCTCCAAGCTGGGCGAGTTCGCAAAGGTCCTGGAGCTGGAGCATGTGAAGGGCGAGATCATCCCCATGTTCTCCAACCTGGCCTCCGACGAGCAG GACTCGGTGCGCTTGCTAGCCGTGGAGGCTTGCGTCAATATCgctcagctcctgccccaggaggacCTGGAGACCTTGGTGATGCCCACACTACGGCAAGCGGCCGAGGACAAATCATGGCGGGTCCGGTACATGGTGGCTGATAAGTTCACAGAG ctccaGAAAGCCGTCGGGCCTGAAATCACCAAGACCGACCTGGTGCCGGCTTTCCAGAACCTCATGAAGGACTGCGAGGCCGAGGTGCGGGCTGCTGCCTCCCATAAAGTCAAAG AGTTCTGCGAGAACCTCTCGGCCGACTGCCGTGAGAACGTCATCATGACCCAGATACTGCCCTGCATCAAg GAGCTGGTGTCAGACGCCAATCAGCACGTCAAGTCGGCTCTGGCCTCCGTCATCATGGGGCTGTCACCCATCCTGGGCAAGGACAACACCATAGAGCACCTGCTGCCGCTCTTCCTGGCCCAGCTCAAGGACGAG TGCCCTGAGGTTCGGCTCAATATCATCTCGAACCTGGACTGCGTCAATGAGGTGATCGGCATCCGGCAGCTGTCGCAGTCGCTGCTGCCGGCCATCGTGGAGCTGGCCGAGGATGCCAAGTGGCGCGTCAGGCTGGCCATCATCGAGTACATGCCCCTGCTGGCTGGGCAGCTG GGGGTGGAGTTctttgatgagaagctgaatTCCTTGTGCATGGCTTGGCTGGTGGATCATG tctACGCCATCCGGGAGGCAGCCACCAGCAACCTGAAGAAACTGGTGGAAAAATTCGGCAAAGACTGGGCCCACGCCACCATCATCCCCAAAGTGCTGGCCATGTCGAACGACCCCAACTATCTGCACCGCATGACCACGCTCTTCTGCATCAAT GTGCTTTCGGAGGTGTGCGGGCAGGAGATCACTACCAAACACATGCTGCCCACTGTGCTGCGCATGGCGGGCGATGCCGTGGCCAACGTCCGTTTCAACGTGGCCAAGTCCCTGCAGAAAATAGGACCAATCCTGGACAACAG CACCCTGCAGAATGAGGTGAAGCCCGTGCTGGAGAAGCTCACACAGGACCAGGACGTTGACGTCAAATACTTCGCACAGGAGGCCCTGACCG tgCTGGCGCTGGCCTGA